A segment of the Ferroacidibacillus organovorans genome:
GCCACGGCCGGAGATGGGCTCGCCGCTCGCATCCGTGTTTTCCGGAGTGCTACAACATGTGCTTCAGGACGCGCACGACCGTGGCGTAGAGGCGCGCGAGTTTACCTTTGGCGACAACACCGTGCTCGTGAAGGCCATTTCTATTCAACGAAAAGGAACGTTTAAAGGCGGTCTGATTCTCCTCTCGGACATTACGGAACTGCGCGACAAGGAGCGCCAGCTATCCATCAAGTCGGCGGTTATAAAGGAGATTCACCATCGCGTTAAAAACAACCTTCAGACGATCTCAAGCCTGCTGCGGTTGCAGATGCGCAGGACGGAATCAGAGGAGATCCGTACCGCGTTCTATGACAGCATCCACCGCATCAAAACCATCGCGCTGGTGCATCAGACGCTTTCGCAAAACGGGATTGAATTTGTTGAACTCCGCCAGTTGATAGAATCCATCGCGTCGATGTTGATCCAAGCTGCTGGCCATCCTGACCGAACCGTGTCATATCATGTAGAGGCAGACGAAATTTCGCTGCCGTCAGAAAAGGCGACACCAGTGGCATTAATTCTAAACGAACTCATTCAAAACTGTCTCGATCACGCCTTTGAACACCAAACAGCTTGCCGAATCACGGTGTCCGTGGTG
Coding sequences within it:
- a CDS encoding sensor histidine kinase; this encodes MTGTRAITNENVTIQQKILPIHGPGQGSRATGALGTSVNVTSDTHDGDTSTTPAIDSCSRVIGVVILEQDISTQVIQEQAARLFQQTAEDLGETLWEVAVAEINLPSLIHEGVILCNSEHLFTYINPTARQWFEKLRQPRPEMGSPLASVFSGVLQHVLQDAHDRGVEAREFTFGDNTVLVKAISIQRKGTFKGGLILLSDITELRDKERQLSIKSAVIKEIHHRVKNNLQTISSLLRLQMRRTESEEIRTAFYDSIHRIKTIALVHQTLSQNGIEFVELRQLIESIASMLIQAAGHPDRTVSYHVEADEISLPSEKATPVALILNELIQNCLDHAFEHQTACRITVSVVYDDGELRMVVQDNGQGFDLRKSGETLGIRIVETLVTEDLNGRIEYANCDGMRVTVRLPIRWTTPGFST